GGAAGTGCGTGCGAGTCCAGCTGATCAAAAACGGCAAGCAGGTTACCGCCTTCGCCCCCGGCGACGGCGCGATCTCCTTCATCGACGAGCACGACGAGGTCACCATCGCCGGTATCGGCGGGGCCAAGGGTGGCTCGATGGGCGACCTCTCCGGTGTCAACTACAAGGTCGAGAAAGTCAACGGCGTCTCGCTCATCGAACTGGTGCGCGGGAACGCGGAGAAGCCGGTGCGA
This region of Halodesulfurarchaeum sp. HSR-GB genomic DNA includes:
- a CDS encoding 30S ribosomal protein S12 is translated as MSNGKYAARKLKKDRQNHRWSDSDYARRERGLRTKSDPLEGAPQARGIVLEKVGIEAKQPNSAIRKCVRVQLIKNGKQVTAFAPGDGAISFIDEHDEVTIAGIGGAKGGSMGDLSGVNYKVEKVNGVSLIELVRGNAEKPVR